The sequence CCCATGACGATCATGTCCACATTCTCGTCCTTGGCGGCTTCCAGCACTTCTTCGGCAGGATAACCGGTCACCACGCGCCCTTCGGTTTCAAGGTCGCCGAAGTTGGTGTTGATGAAGTCGTTCATGGTGTCCTCGGCGCCGGTGACGATCTCGCCCACGAAGTTCTCGATGGAACTCGGCGGCACGTGGAATCCGACGTACTGGCTCATGGACGGCGCCACGTACAGGCACAGAATTTTCGCTCCCGAGCACTTGGCCACGGTCTTGGCGTAATCGGCCACGACCGAACTATAATCGGAAAAGTCTACAGCGCAGAGAATCTTCTTGATTTCCGCCATGATGCTACCTCCTGACTTAATATTATGTTCGCACCCCTGCGAACGGGTATTCCAATTACATTTTATGCCAAACATGCCGGGTATGGACAAGGGTTTTGTGATTTCTTACCTTATGAAAGACGAAGAGGAGCAGTAGGAAGAATTTTCCGCGATGGATTTCTCTATAAGTGACTGTTAAAAATGAATAAAAGCGCTTTGTCGCCGAGTTGGCAAACGGTTTGCATCAAAAAGGCAAACCGCAGCGTTGAGGAGTGATACCATGAAGATCCGTCCCGACATGATCGACGGGGTTCGTCAGGACCAGCAGGACAAGACGAACCGGATCAGGAAGCCCGGCACCGATTTCGGGGATATTCTGAACAAGGAGATGCAGGGGCCCGAGCAGGCGCAGAAGTCGCAGGCCACGGCGCCCCCCATCATGAATCCCCTGTTCGGAGTCGGTCAGGCAGCTCCCGTGTCCTCCGTTTCCGCTGTAGACCAGACCGCCGCCAGACAAGTGGACGGACTGGTGGACCAGATGGAGCGCTACGCAGCGACTCTCGGCGACCCGTCCGCCTCCCTGAAGGATGCGTACGGCGAACTGGAGCAGCTCTCGCAAGGCGTGGACCGGATCAGGGAGCAGCTCCCGGACCTGGGCGAAAAAGCACCCGGCCTCAGTGCCGTGGTGGACGAGATGGACGCCCTGGCCGCGACGGAGCAGTTCAAATTCAACCGGGGCGACTACCAGTAGCAGTCGCCCCAGCGGGCGCAGTAAATCCCGGCTCGGCGAAAGCCCGGCCGGGATTGCTCATTTGAGGTTAGAGTCGCCGCACAATGATGCTCAGGCCGTCCGCTCCGAGCCGTTGTTCCAGAAATCGTATCAGCTCCGCGCCGCGTCTCCAGCGCAGCGGCAATGCAGTCTCCGGCCGCGGTGTCATGCCGTGGGCCTCTGCATATTCACGCTCAAGGCGTAGCCGCAGCGCGCCGCCGTAGGACATCCATACGGGCAGCAGGATCAGGTCCGTCAGCCGGTGCAGCCCGGCCCGGAGCAGGCCCGAGTCGAAGCAGGCCATGCCCAGCGCCGCGGCGATTTCGGGAGAGCCGTCCGTTTCGCGCACTTCCACGATCTTCCTGCGATGAAAGATCAGGGCGATGGGAAAGACCAGCAGAAACGCCACGCAAAGCCCCACCCAGAACATGAGCCACGGATCGAACGAGTCGGCCCACAGGGCAAGCAGCAAGGTCCAGAGCGCTCCGGCAATCAGGCTGCGAAGCGCGCACTCGCCTGCGCCGGGACCTCGCAGGCAGTCCACGTTGTCTTCCAGCAGATCGGGCACGGGGTGTTCGTAGAAATGAATCTGTTCGATGGTGGCCGGAACGCGCCGGACG is a genomic window of Desulfovibrio oxyclinae DSM 11498 containing:
- a CDS encoding universal stress protein; the protein is MAEIKKILCAVDFSDYSSVVADYAKTVAKCSGAKILCLYVAPSMSQYVGFHVPPSSIENFVGEIVTGAEDTMNDFINTNFGDLETEGRVVTGYPAEEVLEAAKDENVDMIVMGTHGRKGIDRILFGSVAEKVVKTAKCPVLTVRPE